The DNA sequence aaaatatttttaatttttggggtgaactaaacaaggccctagctcaAAAACTATTTCGGCTCCTCCACTAGTAAAAAAAAAGGATTCTCCTTCTAAAGTATTTTCCATGTAAGCTGCTATCAGAGCTATAGCCTATagggcttgtttgcttcgtgaaAATTTTAGTTTTAATGAAGCATTGTTTGGTTAGCTACTAAACAGGGCTTAGTAGTGCCAAAAAAAAGTCCAGATTCAAAGGTCATACGGCTATAGCACGTGAAGGGCAGGTCGAGCGCTAAGTTTGAATTAAGGATCCAAGCAGGAGATGCTTAGCCACTcaataatgtttttctctcataacaaatcagccaacagtattttctgtcatgacttatcagccaaacgaacaagacgGGTCCGCCGGTGAGAATTAGGTGCCTCTGCCACTCACTTCGGCAAAATAGATCCACCATTGCTAGCCTGTTCAGCTGAATTTATATTGATAATAAAATGTATTGTACAATAGAGTATAAGTCATGCTGATAAATTCAACTTTCCCTCTAGCTCTGAACTGTTGTCTATAACCCAAAATGTGATATAAACTGCAACTTTCCTTATACAATAGTTTCACAAAATTTTTGATTTACTAGAAAGATTGTTTGTTCATCGTAATGGAACATACTACTTGTTGCGCAGTTAGTCAACTAGACGGTTTATTTCTTTGAGATCTATCGAACAATGTTTTATTTCATCTCATAGAAAGTAGATCGACACCATGTCAAACCGCATAGAAGATAGACATGTTCCGTTCCACACGTGTGGCAAGAGAGATTTCTCGGTGTGTGACGGCTCTTAAACAGTAGAGACAGAAAGATTATAATGTGTTCGTATATACACgtatgtttagttaaaaaaaaggtCTCATCTAAAAAGtcaaaatgtttttttttagcTGTAACTTTTTTCCCGACAACACGTTCCTTGACGTGCCTTTGAGGTATTACAAATGATTTCTGGCTTTAGATGCACACCATCATAAAAAAGGTATAGTAAAAAAAGTTCACCGCTGAACTTTTACATATAGCCGGGCTCACATACACACACCTCGACCGTAGTACGGCCGTCTGCCACACCACACATATTACCGCAGCCTGCGCGCCATCCACCTTAGCTGGCGGCGCGCTGCCGCCTCTTCCACGCGACGAGCGCCGCGAGCACGAGCAGCATGACCGCCGCGGCGGTGCCGGCGACCATGAACGCCGGCACACGGGCAgatcgccgccgcctcctcctccctctcggGCTGTGGTCGTGTCGTCTCCGGGGCGCTCTCGCCCGGCGTTCGGCGTGCCCCGTCGCGCCATCGCTTTCCTCGCTGCCGCTCGGCAGCTCCTCCTCCGAACCGGAACCGGCCACGTCGTAGCAATCAGCCTCGTCGACGATGTGGACCGGCTCCTCCACCGGCAGCGTGAGGTGGCTGTGCTCCGACGACGCCGTGGACtcggcgccgtcgtcgtcgtcgtcgtcgtggctGTCACTGGCCGCGACGTGGAGATGGGTGCCCACCGCCACCGGCACCTCGCCATGCTGCGGCGCCGGCCTCCGCCGCCACGGCCACGGCAGCCTCATGGTGATGACGAGCTGATGATGATCGATGAAACTGTCACGGCCGGTGCTGCAAGCTctccactccactccactccaATATGCAGCCTGCAAATCTTATAGAGAGTAATCGTAGGAGA is a window from the Sorghum bicolor cultivar BTx623 chromosome 5, Sorghum_bicolor_NCBIv3, whole genome shotgun sequence genome containing:
- the LOC8073606 gene encoding uncharacterized protein LOC8073606, whose translation is MRLPWPWRRRPAPQHGEVPVAVGTHLHVAASDSHDDDDDDGAESTASSEHSHLTLPVEEPVHIVDEADCYDVAGSGSEEELPSGSEESDGATGHAERRARAPRRRHDHSPRGRRRRRRSARVPAFMVAGTAAAVMLLVLAALVAWKRRQRAAS